One window from the genome of Deinococcus sp. NW-56 encodes:
- the rny gene encoding ribonuclease Y produces MTILYVILALLGGLAGGFLTGQTRGRRELAERDDRLEREARAEAERLLTQAEAEARHLRAQAEQTRLDAARRLQDAEDRERQAAATLDAGREELQALRAQVEAQRERALGDAARERESLNADRQETRREREELKREIERLNRRAEQLDARGERLDALEERLEAQLRALGEQEQALGDRARQIDLRLYEVAGLSPEAAREQILAQLDAELEEEKAIRVKAMEARASAEAKRTARSVIAQAIQRSASETSAQLSVSVVPIPNDAMKGRLIGREGRNIRAFEALTGVDLIIDDTPEAVILSSFNPVRREVARHVLEALVADGRIHPTRIEEMVTRAQDEMKTFMHAQGEEAAIEAGVVGLKPGLVQLLGRMYFRTSYGQNVLKHSVQVAHLTGIMADELGLDAGLARRAGLMHDVGKSIDREIEGTHVEIGINLAKRFGEPAEVIDAIAHHHDPENGETLYSVLVAAADAISAARPGARREELEAYVRRLEQLEQIAVAFPGVQQAYAIQAGREVRVIVQPEQVTDAGATLLAREIAGRVEQDMEYPGQVQVTVIRESRATGVAR; encoded by the coding sequence ATGACCATTCTGTACGTCATCCTGGCGCTCCTGGGAGGGTTGGCCGGTGGGTTTCTCACCGGGCAGACGCGGGGGCGCCGGGAGCTGGCGGAGCGCGACGACCGGCTGGAACGCGAGGCCCGCGCCGAGGCCGAGCGACTCCTGACCCAGGCCGAGGCCGAGGCCCGGCACCTGCGCGCGCAGGCCGAGCAGACCCGGCTGGACGCGGCCCGCCGCCTTCAGGACGCCGAGGACCGCGAGCGGCAGGCTGCCGCTACCCTGGACGCCGGGCGCGAGGAACTCCAGGCCCTGCGCGCCCAGGTCGAGGCCCAGCGCGAGCGGGCGCTGGGAGACGCCGCCCGCGAGCGCGAGTCGCTGAACGCCGACCGCCAGGAAACCCGCCGCGAGCGCGAGGAACTCAAGCGCGAGATCGAGCGCCTCAACCGCCGCGCCGAACAGCTCGACGCGCGGGGCGAACGCCTCGACGCGCTGGAGGAGCGGCTGGAAGCGCAACTGCGGGCGCTGGGCGAGCAGGAGCAGGCCCTGGGAGACCGCGCCCGCCAGATCGACCTGCGGCTGTACGAGGTCGCGGGCCTCTCGCCGGAAGCCGCCCGCGAGCAGATTCTCGCGCAGCTCGACGCCGAGCTGGAGGAGGAAAAGGCCATCCGGGTCAAGGCGATGGAGGCCCGCGCCAGTGCCGAGGCCAAACGCACCGCCCGCAGCGTGATCGCGCAGGCGATTCAGCGCTCGGCCTCCGAGACGAGCGCGCAGCTCAGCGTGTCGGTGGTGCCCATCCCCAACGACGCGATGAAGGGCCGCCTGATCGGGCGCGAGGGCCGCAACATCCGCGCCTTCGAGGCGCTGACGGGGGTGGACCTGATCATCGACGACACGCCCGAAGCGGTAATTCTCAGCTCCTTCAACCCGGTGCGGCGCGAGGTCGCTCGGCACGTCCTCGAAGCCCTCGTCGCGGACGGGCGTATCCACCCCACCCGCATTGAGGAGATGGTCACGCGGGCGCAGGACGAGATGAAGACCTTCATGCACGCCCAGGGCGAGGAGGCCGCCATCGAAGCCGGGGTGGTGGGCCTCAAGCCGGGGCTGGTGCAGTTGCTGGGGCGGATGTACTTCCGCACGAGCTACGGCCAGAACGTCCTGAAGCACTCGGTGCAGGTCGCGCACCTCACCGGGATCATGGCGGACGAACTGGGCCTGGACGCGGGGCTGGCCCGCCGCGCCGGGCTGATGCACGACGTGGGCAAGAGCATCGACCGCGAGATCGAGGGCACCCACGTCGAGATCGGCATCAACCTCGCCAAGCGCTTCGGGGAACCGGCCGAAGTGATTGACGCGATCGCCCACCACCACGACCCGGAGAACGGCGAGACGCTGTACTCGGTGCTCGTCGCCGCCGCCGATGCGATCAGCGCCGCCCGCCCCGGTGCCCGCCGCGAGGAACTCGAAGCCTATGTGCGGCGGCTGGAGCAGCTCGAACAGATCGCGGTCGCCTTTCCCGGCGTGCAGCAGGCCTACGCGATCCAGGCGGGCCGCGAGGTGCGCGTGATCGTGCAGCCCGAGCAGGTCACCGACGCCGGGGCCACCCTGCTCGCCCGCGAGATCGCCGGACGGGTCGAGCAGGACATGGAATACCCCGGCCAGGTGCAGGTGACGGTCATTCGGGAAAGCCGGGCGACGGGAGTGGCGCGGTAG
- a CDS encoding single-stranded DNA-binding protein, whose translation MARGMNHVFLIGALARDPELRYTPNGTAVFEATVAGEDHIVGNDGRERKLPWYHRVSILGKPAEWQAERNLKGGDAVMVEGSLEYSSWEAPEGGKRSMVRVKALRMEQLGYAPELVQDAGGGVRMGSGMNEVVMIGNVTRDPELRYTPAGDAVLGLGLAVNESWQDRQGQKQEKTHWIDVTLWRDLAESMKDLKKGDPVLVQGRLVNEAWTDRDGNKRNSTKVEATRVEALSRGAGVPGSPAATSAAPRTQTAGSAARPQQSSGYGASRASAPARAANTGTRSGGLDIDQGLDDFPPEEEDLPF comes from the coding sequence ATGGCCCGAGGCATGAACCACGTCTTTTTGATCGGTGCTCTCGCCCGCGATCCCGAACTCCGCTACACGCCCAACGGCACGGCGGTGTTTGAAGCGACCGTGGCCGGAGAAGACCACATCGTCGGCAACGACGGCCGCGAGCGCAAGCTCCCCTGGTACCACCGGGTCAGCATTCTGGGCAAGCCTGCCGAGTGGCAGGCCGAGCGCAACCTGAAGGGCGGCGACGCCGTGATGGTCGAGGGCAGCCTGGAGTACTCGTCCTGGGAAGCGCCGGAAGGTGGCAAGCGCAGCATGGTGCGCGTCAAGGCCCTGCGCATGGAGCAACTGGGCTACGCGCCCGAACTCGTGCAGGATGCCGGAGGCGGCGTACGCATGGGCAGCGGCATGAACGAAGTGGTGATGATCGGGAACGTGACCCGCGATCCCGAACTGCGCTACACCCCCGCCGGAGACGCGGTGCTTGGACTCGGCCTCGCCGTGAACGAGAGCTGGCAGGACCGTCAGGGGCAGAAGCAGGAAAAGACCCACTGGATTGACGTGACGTTGTGGCGCGACCTCGCCGAGAGCATGAAGGACCTGAAAAAGGGCGATCCCGTCCTGGTGCAGGGCCGACTGGTGAACGAGGCGTGGACCGATCGCGACGGCAACAAGCGCAACTCCACCAAAGTAGAGGCGACGCGAGTCGAAGCCCTTTCCCGAGGCGCGGGCGTTCCCGGCAGTCCCGCAGCCACCTCCGCCGCGCCCCGCACGCAGACCGCGGGCAGTGCGGCGCGCCCCCAGCAGAGCAGCGGTTACGGCGCGAGCCGGGCCAGTGCTCCCGCGCGGGCGGCGAACACGGGGACCCGTTCGGGGGGCTTGGATATTGATCAAGGTCTCGACGATTTCCCGCCGGAAGAAGAAGACCTGCCGTTCTGA
- the rpsF gene encoding 30S ribosomal protein S6 produces MNQYDLNLILNPNISAEQVQIEKDYIENTLRSNGAEITNLDDLGNRRLAYAVNKDREGYYLMYTIRATGNPEQTIAAPLRLRDNVRRILVVKDRPEWKTKKA; encoded by the coding sequence ATGAACCAGTACGACCTGAACCTGATCCTGAACCCCAACATCAGCGCCGAGCAGGTGCAAATCGAGAAGGACTACATCGAGAACACCCTGCGCAGCAACGGGGCCGAGATCACGAACCTCGACGACCTCGGCAACCGCCGACTCGCCTACGCCGTGAACAAGGACCGCGAGGGCTACTACCTGATGTACACCATCCGGGCTACGGGCAACCCCGAGCAGACCATCGCCGCGCCCCTGCGCCTGCGCGACAACGTGCGCCGTATCCTGGTGGTCAAGGACCGCCCGGAGTGGAAGACCAAGAAGGCCTGA
- the rpsR gene encoding 30S ribosomal protein S18, which produces MTQGNNAERKPRGKGPKRPRKPKVDPFSIGELEITDYKDVKMLRRFVSDTGKILPRRRTGLSAKHQRRISQTIKIARQLALLPYTEKLVRK; this is translated from the coding sequence ATGACCCAAGGAAACAACGCCGAGCGCAAGCCGCGCGGCAAGGGACCCAAGCGTCCCCGCAAGCCCAAGGTTGATCCCTTCTCCATCGGAGAACTGGAAATCACCGATTACAAGGACGTGAAGATGCTTCGCCGGTTCGTCTCGGACACCGGCAAGATCCTTCCCCGCCGCCGCACCGGACTCTCGGCCAAGCACCAGCGCCGCATCTCGCAGACGATCAAGATCGCCCGCCAGCTCGCGCTGCTGCCCTACACCGAGAAGCTGGTCCGGAAGTAA
- a CDS encoding DinB family protein: protein MSDDAGQNWIEGLLDILREAVEGGEPGQGTAFLDGTGADGEDNHGLLATLTRLGAAEASREVNGTSVAGQARHTALHMEVVVRWERDGDRGPFDWKGSFHPAEVSSQEWVDLRARVRQAYDDLVAFARTQADLPATGDATGGLAGAIAHVAYHLGAIRQMVKALGHPA from the coding sequence ATGAGCGACGACGCGGGACAGAACTGGATAGAAGGCCTGCTCGACATCCTGCGGGAAGCGGTCGAGGGCGGCGAGCCGGGGCAGGGCACGGCGTTTCTGGACGGGACGGGGGCAGACGGTGAGGACAACCACGGCCTGCTGGCGACCCTGACCCGCCTCGGCGCGGCGGAGGCCAGCCGGGAGGTGAACGGCACGTCCGTCGCGGGGCAGGCGCGGCACACGGCCCTGCACATGGAGGTCGTCGTGCGCTGGGAGCGCGATGGGGACCGTGGCCCCTTCGACTGGAAAGGCAGCTTTCACCCTGCGGAGGTCAGCTCCCAGGAGTGGGTCGACCTCCGGGCGCGTGTGCGGCAAGCCTACGACGACCTGGTGGCGTTCGCCCGCACGCAGGCAGACCTCCCCGCCACCGGGGACGCGACCGGCGGACTGGCGGGCGCCATCGCCCACGTCGCCTACCACCTCGGGGCGATTCGGCAGATGGTGAAGGCGCTGGGCCACCCCGCCTGA
- the rplI gene encoding 50S ribosomal protein L9 has protein sequence MQVILLEPGRLGQTGDVVTVKPGYARNFLIPRGMATPANAANMKTLEAQLRSRKKQQEKEKAQAEDLASRLNGVAVELSVRAGEGKIYGAVTHSNVADALDQLGFDVDRRRIEMPKTVKEIGEYDIVYRAHPEVSIPMKLVVHAQK, from the coding sequence ATGCAAGTGATCCTTCTGGAACCCGGCCGTCTCGGCCAGACCGGCGACGTGGTGACGGTCAAGCCCGGCTACGCCCGCAACTTCCTGATTCCGCGCGGCATGGCGACCCCCGCCAACGCCGCCAACATGAAGACCCTGGAAGCCCAGCTCCGCTCGCGCAAGAAGCAGCAGGAGAAGGAAAAGGCCCAGGCCGAGGACCTCGCCAGCCGCCTGAACGGCGTGGCCGTGGAACTCAGCGTCCGCGCGGGCGAGGGCAAGATCTACGGCGCCGTGACCCACAGCAACGTGGCCGACGCCCTCGACCAGCTCGGCTTCGACGTGGACCGCCGCCGGATCGAGATGCCCAAGACCGTCAAGGAGATCGGCGAGTACGACATCGTCTACCGCGCCCACCCCGAGGTCAGCATCCCGATGAAGCTCGTGGTACACGCGCAGAAGTAA
- a CDS encoding AMP-binding protein yields MKTPLTPLDLVRRGLKTYPQEIAVTQPDGRSFTYREWGKRIYRLARAVAGAVPPRARVAVLSPNTHEGLLTYAGVPWAGRVLVPLNTRLVPEEYAFQLRHAGVSLVLADVTLAPKVEATCRELGIALWTMGRGSDFAERLEAQDGSPLPYQLDDEDEIITVNYTSGTTSSPKGVMLTHRNALLNAVGVLYALHFDSDSVYLHTLPDFHANGWGGVWAPFGVGTTHVTLPAVRGDAIHDAVHTYGVTHLAAAPTVLSLITDPATARPTPRRVRVATAGSPPHARTIADMSALGFEVLQVYGLTETSPLITVAELSEAQRALPVPDRAALTAKQGFEMPLAGEVEVMAPELTPVPADGETLGEIMVRGNLVMAGYLDNPEATAKALEGGWFHTGDVAVRHPDGRIEIRDRNKDVIISGGENISSVEVEGVLYAHPAVREAVVVAHPDPKWGEVPCAFIALHDGASVTPEELTAHVREHLAGYKVPRHYQFRDDLPKTASGKFQKFLLRRELWAGLDRAVN; encoded by the coding sequence ATGAAGACGCCCCTGACGCCGCTGGACCTCGTTCGGCGTGGCCTGAAGACCTACCCGCAGGAGATCGCGGTCACCCAGCCGGACGGCCGCAGCTTCACCTACCGCGAGTGGGGCAAACGCATCTACCGCCTCGCGCGGGCGGTGGCGGGGGCGGTCCCGCCCCGGGCGCGGGTCGCGGTGCTCTCGCCCAACACGCACGAGGGCCTGCTGACCTACGCCGGGGTGCCCTGGGCGGGCCGCGTGCTGGTGCCGCTGAACACCCGGCTGGTGCCCGAGGAATACGCCTTTCAGCTGCGGCACGCGGGGGTCTCGCTGGTGCTGGCGGACGTGACCCTGGCCCCCAAGGTGGAGGCCACCTGCCGCGAGCTGGGCATCGCGCTGTGGACGATGGGCCGGGGGAGCGACTTCGCCGAGCGGCTGGAGGCGCAGGACGGGTCTCCCCTGCCCTACCAGCTGGACGATGAGGACGAGATCATCACGGTCAACTACACCTCGGGCACGACGAGCAGCCCCAAGGGCGTGATGCTGACCCACCGCAACGCCCTGCTGAACGCGGTGGGCGTGCTGTACGCGCTGCACTTCGACTCGGACAGCGTGTACCTGCACACCCTGCCGGACTTCCACGCCAACGGGTGGGGCGGGGTGTGGGCACCCTTCGGGGTGGGGACCACCCACGTGACCCTTCCGGCGGTGCGCGGGGACGCGATCCACGACGCGGTTCACACCTACGGGGTAACGCACCTCGCGGCGGCCCCCACCGTGCTGAGCCTGATCACCGACCCGGCGACCGCCCGCCCCACCCCCCGCCGGGTCCGGGTGGCGACGGCGGGCAGCCCGCCCCACGCCCGCACGATCGCGGACATGAGCGCCCTGGGGTTCGAGGTCCTGCAGGTCTACGGCCTGACCGAGACCAGCCCGCTGATCACGGTGGCCGAACTCTCGGAGGCGCAGCGGGCGCTGCCGGTGCCCGACCGGGCGGCCCTGACGGCCAAGCAGGGCTTCGAGATGCCGCTGGCCGGGGAGGTCGAGGTGATGGCCCCGGAGCTGACCCCGGTGCCCGCCGACGGGGAGACGCTGGGCGAGATCATGGTGCGCGGCAATCTGGTGATGGCGGGGTACCTCGACAACCCGGAAGCGACCGCCAAGGCGCTGGAGGGCGGCTGGTTCCACACCGGGGACGTGGCCGTGCGGCACCCCGACGGACGCATCGAGATCCGCGACCGCAACAAGGACGTGATCATCTCGGGCGGCGAGAACATCAGCTCGGTGGAGGTCGAGGGGGTGCTGTACGCCCACCCCGCCGTGCGCGAGGCGGTGGTGGTCGCCCACCCCGACCCCAAGTGGGGGGAGGTGCCCTGCGCCTTTATCGCCCTGCACGACGGCGCGAGCGTGACCCCGGAGGAACTCACCGCGCACGTGCGCGAGCACCTCGCCGGGTACAAGGTGCCCCGGCACTACCAGTTCAGAGACGACCTGCCCAAGACCGCCAGCGGCAAGTTCCAGAAGTTCCTGCTGCGCCGGGAGCTGTGGGCGGGGCTGGACCGCGCGGTGAACTGA
- a CDS encoding dienelactone hydrolase family protein, giving the protein MLKHTLMLAALALSTAALGQAVRGTDVNVTSSGRAYKSYLAAPASATPKPAVILLHSFRGLEQGYRDLVDEMAAAGFVTLALGWQTFEPEPSDATVGALVEDGLRYLGTRRDVNINAVGLTGFCAGGRYTMLLLPQIKAFKAGVAWYGFPDQGGTAAKPQPPTAFINQLSAPLLIIHGTRDQPSPVASIYAYAGRLDAANKPFKLSVYQGEPHSFLLQGGRIADTFASRDARRDMLNYFREHLR; this is encoded by the coding sequence ATGCTCAAGCACACGCTGATGCTGGCCGCCCTCGCCCTCTCGACCGCCGCGCTGGGGCAGGCGGTGCGGGGAACAGACGTGAACGTGACGAGCAGCGGACGGGCGTACAAGAGTTACCTCGCCGCGCCCGCCTCGGCGACCCCCAAGCCCGCCGTGATCCTGCTGCACTCCTTCCGCGGGCTGGAGCAGGGCTACCGCGACCTTGTCGACGAGATGGCGGCGGCGGGCTTCGTGACGCTCGCGCTGGGCTGGCAGACCTTCGAGCCGGAACCCAGCGACGCGACCGTCGGGGCGCTCGTGGAAGACGGGCTGAGGTACCTGGGCACCCGGCGCGACGTGAACATCAACGCCGTCGGGCTGACGGGCTTCTGCGCGGGTGGGCGCTACACCATGTTGCTGCTTCCGCAGATCAAGGCGTTCAAGGCGGGCGTGGCGTGGTACGGCTTCCCCGACCAGGGCGGTACGGCCGCCAAACCACAACCGCCCACGGCTTTTATCAATCAGCTCAGCGCACCCCTGCTGATCATCCACGGAACGCGGGACCAGCCCAGTCCAGTCGCCTCCATCTACGCCTACGCGGGACGGCTGGACGCGGCCAACAAGCCCTTCAAGCTCAGCGTGTATCAGGGAGAGCCGCACAGCTTCCTGCTGCAGGGCGGCCGGATCGCGGACACCTTCGCCAGCCGGGACGCCCGGCGCGACATGCTGAACTACTTCCGCGAGCACCTGCGCTAG